A single region of the Streptomyces sp. AM 4-1-1 genome encodes:
- the thrB gene encoding homoserine kinase, translated as MAGPAFRAAAVRVRVPATSANLGPGFDALGLSLGLYDDVVVRVADSGLHIDIAGEGGETLPRDESHLLVRSLRTAFDLLGGQPRGLEIVCANRIPHGRGLGSSSAAICAGIVAARAVTIGGDARLDDAALLELATEIEGHPDNVAACLLGGFTLAWTDGGAARAIRMDPADSVVPVVFVPGKAVLTETARGLLPRTVPHVDAAANAGRAALLVEALTRRPELLLAATEDRLHQEYRAPAMPRSVELVNRLRADGVPAVISGAGPTVLALVEDGAADKVARLAGEDWAANRLTLDAAGASVLPLAP; from the coding sequence ATGGCCGGTCCCGCGTTCCGAGCCGCCGCCGTCCGGGTGCGCGTCCCCGCAACCAGTGCCAACCTGGGTCCGGGTTTCGACGCCCTCGGCCTGTCGCTGGGGCTGTACGACGACGTCGTCGTCCGCGTGGCCGATTCCGGACTGCACATCGACATCGCAGGTGAGGGCGGAGAGACGCTGCCCCGCGACGAGAGCCATCTGCTCGTACGCTCCCTGCGCACCGCCTTCGACCTGCTCGGCGGACAGCCCCGCGGCCTGGAGATCGTCTGCGCCAACCGCATCCCGCACGGCCGCGGCCTCGGTTCCTCCTCCGCCGCCATCTGCGCGGGCATCGTCGCCGCCCGAGCGGTGACCATAGGCGGCGACGCGCGCCTCGACGACGCGGCGCTGCTGGAGCTCGCCACCGAGATCGAGGGGCACCCGGACAACGTCGCCGCCTGCCTCCTCGGCGGCTTCACCCTCGCCTGGACGGACGGGGGTGCCGCCCGCGCCATCAGGATGGACCCGGCGGATTCCGTCGTTCCGGTGGTTTTCGTACCGGGCAAGGCCGTACTCACCGAGACTGCCCGCGGCCTGCTGCCGCGCACCGTCCCCCATGTGGACGCCGCGGCCAACGCCGGCCGTGCCGCGCTCCTCGTCGAGGCCCTGACCAGGCGCCCCGAGCTGCTGCTGGCCGCCACCGAGGACCGGCTGCACCAGGAATACCGCGCCCCGGCGATGCCGCGGAGCGTCGAACTCGTCAACCGGCTGCGCGCGGACGGCGTCCCGGCGGTGATCTCCGGTGCCGGGCCCACGGTGCTCGCGCTGGTCGAGGACGGTGCGGCCGACAAGGTCGCGCGGCTGGCGGGGGAGGACTGGGCCGCCAACCGGCTCACTCTCGACGCCGCGGGCGCGAGCGTGCTGCCGCTGGCCCCGTAG
- a CDS encoding response regulator produces the protein MGKTRTQPRPPPYSRSVSGASGRVLVVDDNKVIRQLIRVNLELEGFEVVTAADGVECLDLAHQVRPDVITLDVAMPRLDGFQTAARLRSDPRTGHLPVAIISACTQYEVGGGAASGVDAFLAKPFEPSEMVRLVRRLMRREEPPPADGGGGARGAGRAESAAG, from the coding sequence ATGGGCAAAACCCGGACGCAGCCCCGTCCGCCGCCCTATTCTCGGAGTGTGTCAGGGGCGTCCGGCCGCGTGCTTGTTGTCGACGACAACAAGGTCATCCGGCAGTTGATCAGGGTCAACCTCGAGCTTGAGGGCTTCGAGGTCGTGACCGCGGCCGATGGTGTCGAGTGTCTGGATCTGGCCCATCAGGTCCGTCCCGACGTGATCACGCTGGATGTGGCGATGCCCCGGCTCGACGGTTTTCAGACCGCCGCCCGGCTGCGGTCCGATCCGCGGACGGGACATCTGCCGGTCGCCATCATCAGCGCGTGCACGCAGTACGAGGTGGGCGGCGGCGCGGCCTCCGGGGTCGACGCGTTTCTGGCGAAGCCGTTCGAGCCGAGTGAGATGGTGCGGCTCGTGAGGAGGCTGATGCGCCGCGAAGAACCTCCGCCGGCCGACGGGGGCGGCGGGGCACGTGGTGCGGGCAGGGCGGAGAGCGCGGCGGGATGA
- the lysA gene encoding diaminopimelate decarboxylase, producing the protein MSRSAHPAGPRHADVVPEGHYAAPPADLNVLDEKVWARTVSRDDDGVVTVGGIQVTRLAEEFGTPAYIMDEADFRARCRAWSGAFGADADVFYAGKAFLSRAVVRWLDEEGLNLDVCSGGELTTALDAGMAPERIAFHGNNKTLAEIERAVGVGVGRIVLDSFQEIVRVAHVAQRLGKRQRVQIRVTVGVEAHTHEFIATAHEDQKFGIALAGGQAAEAVRRALTLDGLELIGIHSHIGSQIFDMAGFEVSARRVVQLLAEVRDEHGVELPEIDLGGGLGIAYTSDDDPSEPQDIAKALTDIVTRECEASGLTTPRISVEPGRAIVGPTAFTLYEVGTVKPLEGLRTYVSVDGGMSDNIRTALYDAEYSVALVSRRSDAEPMLVRVVGKHCESGDIVVKDAFLPSDLAPGDLIAVPATGAYCRSMASNYNHALRPPVVAVRDGAARVVVRRETEEDLLRLDVG; encoded by the coding sequence ATGAGCCGATCCGCACACCCCGCCGGTCCCCGTCACGCCGACGTCGTCCCCGAGGGGCACTACGCCGCGCCCCCCGCCGACCTCAACGTCCTCGACGAGAAGGTCTGGGCCCGCACCGTCTCCCGCGACGACGACGGGGTGGTCACCGTCGGCGGTATCCAAGTGACCCGGCTGGCCGAGGAGTTCGGCACTCCGGCGTACATCATGGACGAGGCGGACTTCCGTGCCCGATGCCGTGCCTGGTCCGGCGCCTTCGGCGCGGACGCCGATGTCTTCTACGCGGGGAAGGCGTTCCTGTCCCGCGCCGTCGTCCGCTGGCTCGACGAGGAAGGGCTCAACCTCGACGTCTGCTCCGGTGGCGAGCTGACCACCGCGCTCGACGCGGGCATGGCGCCCGAGCGCATCGCCTTCCACGGCAACAACAAGACCCTCGCGGAGATCGAGCGGGCCGTCGGGGTCGGCGTCGGGCGGATCGTCCTCGACTCGTTCCAGGAGATCGTCCGGGTCGCCCATGTCGCACAGCGGCTCGGCAAGCGGCAGCGCGTACAGATCCGGGTGACCGTCGGCGTCGAGGCGCACACCCACGAGTTCATCGCCACCGCCCACGAGGACCAGAAGTTCGGCATCGCGCTGGCCGGGGGACAGGCCGCCGAGGCGGTCCGCAGGGCGCTGACCCTCGACGGGCTCGAACTCATCGGCATCCACTCGCACATCGGCTCGCAGATCTTCGACATGGCGGGCTTCGAGGTGTCCGCGCGGCGCGTGGTGCAACTGCTCGCGGAGGTACGGGACGAGCACGGCGTCGAACTCCCCGAGATCGACCTCGGCGGCGGCCTCGGCATCGCGTACACCTCGGACGACGACCCCAGCGAACCCCAGGACATCGCCAAGGCGCTCACCGACATCGTGACCCGCGAGTGCGAGGCGTCCGGGCTCACCACACCCCGGATCTCGGTCGAACCGGGGCGCGCCATCGTCGGTCCGACCGCGTTCACGCTGTACGAGGTCGGCACGGTCAAGCCGCTCGAAGGACTCCGTACGTACGTCAGCGTCGACGGCGGCATGTCGGACAACATCCGCACCGCGCTGTACGACGCCGAGTACAGCGTCGCGCTCGTCTCGCGCCGCTCCGACGCCGAGCCGATGCTCGTCCGCGTCGTCGGCAAGCACTGCGAGAGCGGCGACATCGTGGTCAAGGACGCGTTCCTGCCGTCCGACCTCGCCCCGGGCGACCTGATCGCCGTGCCCGCGACCGGCGCGTACTGCCGTTCGATGGCGAGCAACTACAACCACGCCCTGCGCCCGCCCGTCGTCGCCGTGCGTGACGGCGCGGCCCGGGTCGTCGTCCGGCGCGAGACGGAGGAAGATCTCCTGCGTCTTGATGTCGGCTGA
- the nrtL gene encoding ArgS-related anticodon-binding protein NrtL: MTPAELSRTVLRAVARAVDEGVLRAPVPARVRVERTRPGGSGDHACAVALQLAGPAGLPARAVAEILRDRIAAAPGIGPVEITGPGYLNFTLGRSGADAVVLAVREARERGTVYGHGDALTGTRVAFAPVEEIRAQVVVQVTERLLRAQGATVGPRTPDGETPHIVPVPPEDHDLFARLGDDAARWALLRPAAHDRPRTEGLLVQRESNPLFRVRYAYARTRALARGARDLGVSGHAVSDLGVSDAGVTGMSCGHPERGDRNVSDGRDDSHGSESADGGREPVSVLAAVLAEHPAVLTAAARHRAPDRLARHLEDVARAFFDLHDLCPPLPVGDEKPSAAHRSRLALADATGTVLAGGLTLLGVSAPEHL, from the coding sequence GTGACTCCCGCAGAGCTCTCCCGAACCGTCCTGCGCGCCGTGGCGCGCGCGGTCGACGAGGGAGTCCTGCGCGCGCCCGTGCCCGCCCGCGTGCGGGTGGAGCGGACGCGGCCCGGCGGCAGTGGGGACCACGCCTGCGCCGTCGCCCTCCAACTGGCCGGGCCCGCCGGACTGCCCGCCCGCGCCGTGGCCGAGATCCTCAGGGACCGGATCGCCGCCGCGCCGGGCATCGGGCCGGTCGAGATCACCGGACCCGGATACCTCAACTTCACGCTCGGCCGCAGTGGCGCCGACGCCGTGGTCCTCGCCGTCCGGGAGGCCCGCGAGCGCGGCACCGTCTACGGACACGGGGACGCCCTCACCGGGACCCGGGTGGCGTTCGCACCCGTCGAGGAGATCCGCGCCCAGGTCGTCGTCCAGGTGACCGAGCGGCTGCTGCGTGCCCAGGGCGCCACCGTCGGGCCCAGGACGCCGGACGGTGAGACGCCGCACATCGTGCCCGTACCCCCCGAGGACCACGACCTCTTCGCCCGGCTCGGGGACGACGCCGCCCGCTGGGCCCTGCTGCGCCCCGCCGCGCACGACCGGCCCAGGACCGAGGGCCTGCTCGTCCAGCGGGAGAGCAATCCGCTGTTCCGGGTGCGGTACGCGTACGCCCGTACCCGCGCACTCGCCCGTGGCGCGCGCGACCTCGGCGTGAGCGGGCACGCTGTGAGTGACCTCGGTGTGAGTGATGCCGGCGTGACCGGCATGAGCTGTGGACACCCGGAGCGCGGCGACCGGAACGTAAGCGACGGGCGCGACGACAGCCACGGCAGCGAGAGCGCCGACGGCGGCCGGGAGCCCGTCTCCGTCCTCGCCGCCGTCCTCGCCGAGCACCCCGCCGTCCTGACCGCCGCCGCCCGGCACCGGGCCCCCGACCGGCTCGCCCGCCATCTTGAGGACGTCGCCCGCGCCTTCTTCGACCTGCACGACCTCTGTCCGCCGCTGCCCGTCGGCGACGAGAAACCCTCGGCCGCCCACCGCTCCCGGCTGGCCCTCGCCGACGCCACCGGGACGGTGCTGGCCGGCGGCCTGACCCTGCTCGGCGTCAGCGCACCCGAACACCTCTGA
- the thrC gene encoding threonine synthase: MTTNGTHQWRGIIEEYRHRLGVADTTQVVTLREGGTPLVPAQVLSERTGCEVHLKVEGANPTGSFKDRGMTMAITRAKEEGAQAVICASTGNTSASAAAYAVRAGMVCAVLVPQGKIALGKMGQALVHGAKILQVDGNFDDCLTLARSLSDNYPVALVNSVNPARIEGQKTGAFEIVDALGDAPDIHVLPVGNAGNITAYWKGYTEYAADGVSTRTPRMWGFQASGSAPIVRGEVVKDPSTIATAIRIGNPASWQYALAARDESGGFIDEVTDRQILSAYRLLASQEGVFVEPASAASVAGLLKAAEEGKVDPGQRIVCTVTGNGLKDPDWAVAGAPQPVTVPVDAAAAAERLGLA; encoded by the coding sequence ATGACCACCAACGGCACCCATCAGTGGCGCGGCATCATCGAGGAGTACCGGCACCGGCTCGGGGTGGCGGACACGACGCAGGTCGTCACGCTCCGTGAGGGTGGTACGCCGCTCGTTCCGGCGCAGGTCCTCTCCGAGCGCACGGGCTGCGAGGTGCACCTCAAGGTGGAGGGCGCCAACCCGACCGGGTCCTTCAAGGACCGCGGCATGACCATGGCGATCACCCGGGCCAAGGAGGAGGGCGCGCAGGCCGTCATCTGCGCCTCCACCGGCAACACCTCCGCGTCCGCCGCCGCGTACGCGGTGCGGGCGGGCATGGTCTGCGCCGTCCTCGTGCCGCAGGGCAAGATCGCGCTCGGCAAGATGGGCCAGGCACTGGTGCACGGCGCCAAGATCCTCCAGGTGGACGGCAACTTCGACGACTGCCTGACCCTGGCCCGCTCGCTCTCCGACAACTACCCGGTGGCACTGGTCAATTCGGTCAATCCGGCCCGGATCGAGGGCCAGAAGACGGGTGCCTTCGAGATCGTCGACGCGCTCGGCGACGCCCCGGACATCCACGTCCTGCCGGTCGGCAACGCGGGCAACATCACGGCCTACTGGAAGGGCTACACGGAGTACGCGGCGGACGGCGTGTCCACCCGTACCCCCCGCATGTGGGGCTTCCAGGCGTCCGGTTCCGCGCCCATCGTGCGCGGCGAGGTCGTCAAGGACCCGTCGACGATCGCCACCGCGATCCGGATCGGCAACCCGGCGTCCTGGCAGTACGCGCTGGCCGCCCGGGACGAGTCCGGCGGGTTCATCGACGAGGTGACCGACCGTCAGATCCTGTCCGCCTACCGTCTGTTGGCCTCGCAGGAGGGTGTCTTCGTGGAGCCCGCGTCGGCCGCTTCCGTCGCCGGTCTGCTGAAGGCGGCCGAGGAGGGCAAGGTCGACCCCGGCCAGCGGATCGTCTGCACGGTCACCGGCAACGGCCTGAAGGACCCCGACTGGGCCGTCGCCGGCGCCCCCCAGCCGGTCACGGTCCCCGTCGACGCCGCGGCTGCCGCGGAACGGCTCGGCCTGGCGTAG
- a CDS encoding homoserine dehydrogenase, whose amino-acid sequence MMRTRPLKVALLGCGVVGSEVARIMTTHADDLAARIGAPLELAGVAVRRPAKVREGIDPALITTDATALVERGDIDVVIEVIGGIEPARTLITTAFEHGASVVSANKALLAEDGAALHAAAERHGRDLYYEAAVAGAIPLVRPLRESLAGDTVNRVLGIVNGTTNFILDRMDTSGAGYSEALDEATALGYAEADPTADVEGFDAAAKAAILAGIAFHTRVRIGEVHREGITEVTAADIASARRMGCTVKLLAICERAADGRSVTARVHPAMIPLSHPLASVREAYNAVFVEAEAAGQLMFYGPGAGGSPTASAVLGDLVAVCRNKLGGATGPGESAYTRLPVSPMGEVVTRYHISLDVADKPGVLAQVATVFAEQGVSIDTVRQKGRQDGDGEASLVVVTHRAPDAALSGTVEALRKLDTVRGVASIMRVEGE is encoded by the coding sequence ATGATGCGTACGCGTCCGCTGAAGGTGGCGCTGCTGGGCTGTGGTGTGGTCGGCTCAGAGGTGGCGCGCATCATGACGACGCACGCCGACGACCTCGCGGCGCGCATCGGCGCCCCGTTGGAGCTCGCCGGTGTCGCCGTCCGCCGGCCGGCCAAGGTCCGTGAGGGCATCGACCCCGCCCTCATCACCACCGACGCCACCGCCCTGGTCGAACGGGGTGACATCGACGTCGTCATCGAGGTCATCGGCGGGATCGAACCGGCCCGCACGCTGATCACGACCGCCTTCGAGCACGGCGCGAGCGTCGTCTCCGCCAACAAGGCGCTGCTCGCCGAGGACGGCGCCGCACTGCACGCCGCCGCCGAGCGGCACGGCCGGGACCTCTACTACGAGGCCGCCGTCGCGGGCGCCATCCCGCTGGTACGGCCGCTGCGCGAGTCCCTGGCCGGCGACACGGTCAACCGGGTGCTCGGCATCGTCAACGGCACGACGAACTTCATCCTCGACCGGATGGACACCAGCGGCGCCGGATACTCGGAGGCACTCGACGAGGCCACCGCACTCGGTTACGCCGAGGCCGACCCCACCGCCGACGTCGAGGGCTTCGACGCGGCGGCCAAGGCCGCGATCCTCGCCGGTATCGCCTTCCACACCCGGGTGCGCATCGGCGAGGTGCACCGTGAGGGCATCACCGAGGTCACCGCCGCGGACATCGCGTCCGCCCGGCGCATGGGCTGCACGGTCAAGCTCCTCGCCATCTGCGAGCGGGCCGCCGACGGCAGGTCCGTCACCGCCCGCGTGCACCCGGCGATGATCCCGCTCAGCCACCCGCTGGCCTCCGTCCGCGAGGCGTACAACGCGGTCTTCGTCGAGGCCGAGGCCGCCGGGCAGCTGATGTTCTACGGACCCGGCGCGGGCGGTTCGCCGACCGCGTCCGCGGTGCTCGGCGACCTCGTCGCGGTCTGCCGCAACAAACTCGGCGGGGCCACCGGCCCCGGCGAGTCCGCGTACACGCGGCTGCCCGTGAGTCCCATGGGCGAGGTCGTCACGCGGTACCACATCAGCCTCGACGTGGCCGACAAGCCTGGCGTACTCGCCCAGGTCGCGACGGTCTTCGCCGAGCAGGGCGTATCGATCGACACGGTACGTCAGAAGGGCCGACAGGACGGAGACGGCGAGGCATCCCTCGTCGTCGTCACCCACCGCGCACCCGACGCCGCCCTCTCCGGGACCGTCGAGGCACTGCGCAAGCTCGACACCGTGCGCGGTGTCGCCAGCATCATGCGTGTTGAAGGGGAGTAA